A window of the Halodesulfovibrio sp. MK-HDV genome harbors these coding sequences:
- a CDS encoding FprA family A-type flavoprotein: MNDIKLAKGIYWVGAVDRDIPPSSGYAGTSYNAYLIIDDKVTLVDGVKKSHRDQFWARIRNIIDPAKIDYMIVNHVEPDHSSNFPEIISTIKPEKIFCSAPGKEAIIAHFHDASWPFEVVKSGNEISLGERTVQFIMTRMLHWPDSMFSYLKEDGILFSNDAFGQHIASDDRFDDEVDIAEPLKGAKFFYANNLNLLSPLIKKTLRALDTMDLGLRMIAPDHGYIWRSHPDKILEAYAEWSCQKHSKKALVVYDTKWKSTEIMAHAIAQGIEEKNVPVQLCSLKTWHRGAIMEEFLTASTIVMGSPTINNGVIPSMAAFLHYITGLKPKNKIGASFGSYGWGGEGVRQINSTLDDLKITRVDDGLRIKFVPDEAQLKDCVEYGHKIAEATLAFNPGCAKD, encoded by the coding sequence ATGAACGATATCAAACTTGCAAAAGGTATTTACTGGGTCGGCGCTGTTGATCGGGACATCCCACCTTCAAGCGGCTATGCAGGTACAAGTTATAACGCATATTTGATCATTGATGATAAAGTGACTCTGGTTGATGGAGTAAAAAAATCTCACCGTGACCAGTTCTGGGCTCGCATACGCAACATTATCGATCCTGCAAAAATCGATTACATGATTGTGAACCATGTTGAACCGGACCACTCCAGCAACTTCCCTGAGATCATCAGCACAATTAAGCCTGAGAAAATTTTCTGTTCTGCGCCGGGGAAAGAAGCAATTATTGCCCATTTCCATGATGCGAGCTGGCCGTTCGAAGTAGTTAAAAGCGGAAACGAAATTTCACTGGGTGAAAGAACTGTTCAGTTCATTATGACCCGCATGCTTCACTGGCCGGACTCAATGTTCTCCTACCTCAAAGAAGACGGCATTTTGTTCTCTAATGATGCCTTTGGTCAACACATTGCGTCAGATGACCGTTTTGATGACGAGGTAGATATTGCAGAACCGCTTAAAGGTGCAAAATTCTTCTATGCCAACAACCTCAACCTGCTTTCACCGCTTATCAAAAAGACATTACGTGCTTTGGATACGATGGATTTAGGTCTGCGCATGATCGCACCGGATCATGGATACATCTGGCGTAGCCATCCTGATAAAATTCTTGAAGCGTACGCAGAGTGGAGTTGTCAGAAGCATTCTAAAAAAGCGCTTGTTGTGTATGACACTAAGTGGAAGTCCACTGAAATTATGGCACATGCCATTGCACAGGGAATCGAAGAGAAAAATGTTCCGGTTCAGCTTTGCAGTTTAAAAACATGGCATCGCGGTGCAATTATGGAAGAGTTCCTCACTGCCAGCACCATAGTCATGGGAAGCCCAACCATCAACAACGGTGTAATCCCAAGTATGGCGGCATTTCTGCACTACATAACAGGTCTCAAGCCTAAGAATAAAATTGGTGCATCTTTTGGCTCCTATGGTTGGGGTGGCGAAGGTGTGCGTCAGATCAACAGTACGCTTGATGATTTGAAAATCACACGAGTGGACGATGGCTTACGCATCAAATTTGTACCAGACGAAGCACAGCTTAAAGACTGTGTCGAATATGGACACAAAATTGCGGAAGCAACACTAGCGTTCAATCCAGGTTGTGCAAAAGATTAA